In Arachis stenosperma cultivar V10309 chromosome 1, arast.V10309.gnm1.PFL2, whole genome shotgun sequence, one DNA window encodes the following:
- the LOC130934931 gene encoding protein EMBRYO DEFECTIVE 514-like, whose amino-acid sequence MEETTAPEEQLPEKNTSSSSSSSSSAEEMDVDSPKAEAKADDKSKQSRGCEEDDKVQSGDDKATDSKKQKVDDRKGKAKVDEQSEEKKKEKKKKKDIPTGPVKLGYRTFDSSVDMYDYFYKFLHFWPLNVNVNKYEHEMLLELVKGYKHGDRKMGVGVRSFQVRMHPTWMGRCFVLIREDGSEEDFRFRKCVHSILPLPDEMLPQPGVDTYLRSRSKYAKQGGPAAASAAAGSGN is encoded by the exons ATGGAGGAAACCACCGCGCCGGAAGAACAGCTCCCGGAGAAAAAcacatcctcctcctcctcctcctcctcctccgcTGAAGAAATGGACGTGGACAGCCCCAAAGCAGAGGCCAAAGCGGACGACAAGTCTAAACAGAGTCGTGGTTGCGAGGAAGATGATAAGGTCCAGTCAGGCGACGACAAAGCTACTGATTCCAAGAAGCAGAAGGTAGATGACAGAAAGGGGAAAGCCAaagttgatgaacaaagtgaagagaagaagaaggagaaaaagaagaagaaggataTACCAACCGGTCCAGTGAAACTGGGTTACAGGACCTTCGATTCTTCGGTGGACATGTACGATTACTTCTACAAGTTTCTTCATTTCTGGCCCCTTAATGTCAACGTCAACAAG TATGAACATGAAATGTTGCTGGAATTGGTGAAGGGATACAAGCATGGTGATCGGAAGATGGGCGTGGGAGTCCGGTCCTTCCAAGTGCGCATGCACCCCACGTGGATGGGCAGGTGCTTCGTCCTCATCAGGGAGGATGGATCTGAGGAAGATTTTCGCTTCCGCAAATGTGTGCATAGTATTCTTCCATTGCCGGATGAGATGCTTCCGCAACCTGGAGTGGACACCTACTTACGCAGCAGAAGTAAGTACGCCAAACAGGGAGGGCCTGCCGCTGCCTCTGCCGCTGCCGGATCAGGAAACTAA
- the LOC130946222 gene encoding mini zinc finger protein 3-like isoform X2, with product MKKRQVVMVRRDASASDNNNNNNNNVVKYGECLKNHAANSGGYAVDGCREFMASAAEGTTGALTCAACGCHRNFHRRKELAAPSRNEDNIM from the exons ATGAAAAAGCGGCAAGTAGTGATGGTGAGAAGAGATGCTTCTGCTTCggataataacaacaataataataataatgttgttAAGTACGGAGAGTGTTTGAAGAATCATGCTGCCAATAGCGGTGGATATGCCGTGGATGGTTGCAGAGAGTTCATGGCCAGCGCCGCCGAGGGAACCACCGGGGCTCTTACCTGCGCCGCTTGTGGCTGCCATAGAAACTTCCATAGAAGAAAGGAACTAGCTGCACCATCCAG GAATGAGGACAATATCATGTGA
- the LOC130946222 gene encoding mini zinc finger protein 3-like isoform X1, whose product MKKRQVVMVRRDASASDNNNNNNNNVVKYGECLKNHAANSGGYAVDGCREFMASAAEGTTGALTCAACGCHRNFHRRKELAAPSRQNIWET is encoded by the exons ATGAAAAAGCGGCAAGTAGTGATGGTGAGAAGAGATGCTTCTGCTTCggataataacaacaataataataataatgttgttAAGTACGGAGAGTGTTTGAAGAATCATGCTGCCAATAGCGGTGGATATGCCGTGGATGGTTGCAGAGAGTTCATGGCCAGCGCCGCCGAGGGAACCACCGGGGCTCTTACCTGCGCCGCTTGTGGCTGCCATAGAAACTTCCATAGAAGAAAGGAACTAGCTGCACCATCCAG ACAAAATATATGGGAGACATAG
- the LOC130935475 gene encoding uncharacterized protein LOC130935475, translated as MASEESFVVLVRHRGSIKRKTRSGVKFTDKDPLCIVVTPRTSYDDLVRSVLTKLDLEDAKRVKKFFYRIPVTVLQDTAKYDCFTISSDEDLQVMFLCRRQFSEVRTPELLAKLVDVVSSSGGSNRNTTTLATPAGSSSRPAVASSSVAVYQPVVQAVASPSFAVDLNGSVGKDVHSRKNLPDDLLGVGDGVLGDADEDDVEPDMIDDDSGDDIGPSEPALATGGSSTGTQQYPPHFSSLDLDAMRQEGVSGHSVGFGARDAEGTAGLTEFQVGQQFQDKDEALLSVKTYSIRRGVQYKESVDIEQSKPDSKPDPTEKMGDSGGGDTVGGGRGPAGLLKMNLSSRVEVEATGTLLVETKAPLDC; from the exons atggctagtgaggagagttttgTTGTTCTGGTTCGCCACAGAGGATCCATAAAGAGGAAAACTCGTTCCGGAGTGAAGTTCACAGATAAAGATCCTCTCTGTATTGTCGTAACTCCTCGGACAAGCTATGATGACCTTGTTAGATCTGTACTGACGAAGCTCGATCTGGAAGATGCGAAGCGGGTGAAGAAGTTTTTCTATCGCATTCCAGTCACGGTGCTCCAGGATACCGCGAAGTATGATTGTTTCACGATTAGTAGTGATGAGGACTTACAGGTAATGTTTCTTTGTCGGCGGCAGTTTTCGGAGGTCAGGACCCCAGAGTTGTTGGCAAAGCTGGTTGATGTGGTATCCAGCTCAGGTGGTTCGAACCGGAATACCACCACTTTAGCCACACCAGCCGGTTCTAGTTCCCGGCCTGCCGTTGCTTCTTCCTCCGTCGCTGTTTACCAGCCAGTTGTCCAAGCTGTCGCCTCCCCGTCTTTTGCTGTTGATCTCAACGGCAGCGTAGGTAAAGACGTACATTCAAGGAAAAATCTGCCGGACGATTTACTTGGCGTTGGAGACGGAGTGTTGGGTGATGCAGATGAGGATGACGTCGAGCCGGATATGATTGACGATGACAGCGGCGATGACATTGGACCGAGTGAGCCTGCATTGGCGACGGGTGGTTCTAGCACTGGCACACAGCAGTATCCACCACATTTTTCCTCTTTGGACTTGGATGCCATGAGGCAGGAGGGGGTTTCTGGGCACTCTGTTGGATTCGGAGCTAGAGATGCGGAAGGGACTGCTGGTCTGACAGAGTTCCAGGTTGGTCAGCAATTTCAGGATAAAGATGAGGCCCTTCTAAGTGTGAAGACTTACAGCATCCGGCGAGGGGTACAGTACAAG GAATCTGTGGATATTGAGCAATCTAAACCTGACTCCAAACCTGACCCAACTG AGAAAATGGGCGACAGCGGAGGCGGGGACACTGTTGGTGGAGGCAGAGGCCCCGCTGGACTGCTAAAGATGAATTTGTCATCACGAGTGGAAGTGGAAGCGACAGGGACACTGTTGGTGGAGACAAAAGCGCCGCTAGACTGCTGA
- the LOC130944589 gene encoding LOW QUALITY PROTEIN: transcription factor MYB94 (The sequence of the model RefSeq protein was modified relative to this genomic sequence to represent the inferred CDS: deleted 2 bases in 1 codon) yields MGRPPCCEKIGIKKGPWTPEEDIILVSYIQEHGPSNWRSVPTNTGLMRCSKSCRLRWTNYLRPGIKRGNFTDHEEKMIIHLQALLGNRWAAIASYLPQRTDNDIKNYWNTHLKKKLAKNQSGAAEDGGDYQDGNSSRSQPKGQWERRLQTDIHMAKQALSEALSLSKSSNNNNVLSDSSSSYHASTFVTRTSHAASSSSSSYASSYENISKLLENWMKSPNSCAEMTTNSGNSFSSNNSEADHGFDSLLSFKSDDERKPKYLSSSEAQQQVPLTLLEKWLFDDGAAQCHEDLMNMSLEESTSGLF; encoded by the exons ATGGGGAGGCCACCTTGCTGTGAGAAAATTGGGATCAAGAAAGGGCCTTGGACTCCTGAGGAAGACATCATCTTAGTCTCTTATATCCAAGAACATGGACCTTCCAATTGGAGATCCGTTCCCACCAATACAG GGTTGATGAGATGCAGCAAGAGCTGCAGGCTTAGATGGACTAATTATCTTCGACCAGGTATCAAAAGAGGTAACTTCACCGACCATGAGGAGAAGATGATTATCCACCTCCAAGCCCTTTTAGGGAATAG ATGGGCTGCTATAGCATCCTACCTTCCACAAAGAACAGACAATGATATTAAGAATTACTGGAACAcgcatctgaagaagaagctcgcCAAGAATCAAAGCGGAGCGGCCGAAGACGGCGGCGACTACCAAGATGGAAACTCTTCAAGATCCCAGCCAAAGGGACAGTGGGAGAGAAGGCTTCAGACAGATATTCACATGGCCAAACAAGCCCTGTCTGAAGCCTTGTCCCTCAGCAAATCCTCCAATAATAACAAC GTCTTATCTGACTCCTCATCATCTTATCATGCTTCCACATTTGTCACAAGAACAAGCCacgctgcttcttcttcttcttcttcgtacGCCTCAAGCTACGAAAACATATCCAAGTTGCTGGAGAATTGGATGAAATCCCCGAACTCGTGTGCTGAAATGACCACGAATTCGGGAAATTCATTTAGTTCTAATAACAGCGAAGCAGATCATGGCTTTGATTCTCTCTTGAGCTTCAAATCCGACGATGAAAGGAAACCAAAGTACTTGTCCTCATCAGAGGCGCAGCAACAGGTGCCTCTAACGTTGCTCGAGAAGTGGCTCTTTGATGATGGTGCTGCTCAGTGCCATGAAGATCTTATGAACATGTCATTGGAGGAAAGTACTTCAGGTTTGTTCTAG
- the LOC130942059 gene encoding uncharacterized protein LOC130942059, with protein sequence MALSATFKPFSPQSFNLYSKIRRPFSSHSLTLLKVRASTTLDYSNVSANPKPSPLKTSNWQWKFNDNSINIYYEEHAKEAEEPSQNILLMPTISDVSTVEEWRLVAGDIVQRNGNVNWRATIVDWPGLGYSDRPKIDYNADVLESFLVDFINSPTGPIKPENDLIIFGGGHAASIVVRAAKKGLVKPKAVAAVAPTWAGPLPIVFGRDSSMETRYGLLRGTLKAPAVGWMMYNMLVSNEKSIQSQYKSHVYENPDNVTPGIVESRYALTKRKGARYLPAAFLTGELDPVTSREEFLELFAGLEGKTPVLVVSAKGAPKRSKAEMEALKGAKGVSKFVEVPGALLPQEEYPAIVAQELYKFLEEYIVSAV encoded by the exons ATGGCGCTCTCTGCAACATTCAAGCCTTTTTCACCTCAAAGCTTCAATCTATACTCCAAAATCCGCAGACCCTTTTCCTCTCACTCTCTCACTCTCCTCAAGGTTCGCGCTTCAACCACTCTTGATTATTCCAACGTCTCCGCCAACCCAAAACCCTCACCTTTGAAg ACTAGTAATTGGCAATGGAAATTCAATGACAATTCTATAAACATCTATTATGAGGAACATGCGAAGGAGGCTGAGGAGCCTTCCCAGAATATCTTGCTGATGCCGACTATTTCTGATGTCAGCACTGTTGAGGAATGGAGATTAGTAGCTGGTGACATTGTTCAGCGTAACGGCAACGTCAATTGGCGTGCAACCATAGTTGATTGGCCTGGTCTCGGCTATTCGGATCGGCCGAAGATTGATTACAATGCCGATGTATTGGAAAGCTTTCTGGTTGATTTCATCAATTCACCCACTGGTCCAATAAAACCAG AGAACGATTTGATAATATTCGGAGGAGGGCATGCTGCATCAATAGTGGTCCGTGCGGCAAAAAAGGGTTTGGTGAAGCCCAAAGCTGTAGCTGCAGTTGCACCAACTTGGGCTGGACCCCTTCCTATTGTGTTTGGTCGAGATTCCAGCATGGAAACAAG ATATGGTCTTCTAAGAGGCACATTAAAGGCTCCTGCAGTTGGCTGGATGATGTATAACATGCTTGTCAGCAACGAGAAATCGATCCAATCGCAGTACAAATCCCATGTCTATGAAAACCCGGATAACGTGACTCCAGGAATTGTGGAAAGCAGATACGCATTGACAAAACGAAAAGGAGCACGATACTTGCCGGCTGCTTTCTTGACTGGGGAATTGGACCCCGTAACATCTCGTGAAGAGTTCCTCGAACTCTTTGCGGGTTTGGAAGGAAAGACACCGGTGTTGGTTGTATCAGCCAAAGGAGCTCCAAAGAGGTCAAAGGCTGAGATGGAAGCTCTTAAGGGAGCCAAAGGGGTGAGCAAGTTTGTGGAGGTTCCAGGTGCACTTCTTCCACAAGAGGAGTATCCTGCTATAGTTGCACAAGAGCTTTATAAGTTCTTGGAAGAATACATTGTCTCTGCTGTTTAA
- the LOC130942058 gene encoding pentatricopeptide repeat-containing protein At1g74630, with protein MNISEQRWVSLLSKCCTVRTTKQVHAQIYTTGFHDDPIVFGKFLLHCAVSVSDALHYARRLFHHFRNPDTFMYNTLIRALALSEIPHHAIHPFLQMRRHDTLIPDSFTFAFALKGLANCGDLRAGFQLHCQALRHCFHSHVFVGTTLISMYGECGDSCSARKVFEEMPDPNVVTWNAVVTACFRCGDICGAQSAFEQMPIRNLTSWNVMLAGYTKAGELELASRVYSEMTLKDGVSWSTMIVGFAHNGYFDEAFGFFREMLREGIRPNEVSLTGVLSACAQAGAFAFGKILHGCMEKAGFLHIVSVNNALIDTYSKCGNVAMARLVFENVPMARNIVTWTSMIAGLAMQGHGEEAIRLFHEMEDSGVRPDGITFISLLYACSHSGLVDQGCAYFSKMKNMYGIVPAVEHYGCMVDLYGRAAQLQKAYEFVCQMPISPNAIIWRTLLGACSIHGNIELAELVKARLAEMDPNNSGDHVLLSNVYAVAGKWMDVASIRRTMTERSMKKTPGWSMIEIDKVIYGFVAGEKPNEVTEEAHSKLREIMLRLRAEVGYAPQVRSVLHDIEEEEKEDSVSKHSEKLAAAFGIAKVPKGRVLRIVKNLRVCGDCHTYMKLISKVYEVEIIVRDRSRFHSFKDGFCSCRDYW; from the coding sequence atGAATATCTCCGAACAGCGGTGGGTTTCATTGCTGAGCAAGTGCTGCACCGTGAGGACCACCAAGCAAGTCCACGCTCAAATCTACACAACCGGCTTCCACGACGACCCAATCGTCTTCGGGAAGTTTCTTCTCCACTGCGCAGTTTCCGTATCCGATGCTCTCCACTACGCTCGCCGTCTCTTCCACCACTTCCGTAACCCTGACACCTTCATGTACAACACCCTCATTCGCGCACTCGCTCTCTCAGAAATCCCTCACCATGCCATTCACCCCTTCCTCCAAATGCGCCGCCACGACACCCTTATTCCCGATAGCTTCACTTTCGCTTTTGCGCTCAAAGGACTCGCTAACTGCGGAGACCTCAGAGCTGGTTTTCAGTTGCATTGTCAAGCTCTACGTCATTGCTTTCATAGCCATGTTTTTGTTGGGACGACATTGATCAGTATGTATGGCGAATGCGGTGATTCTTGCTCTGCAAGGAAGGTGTTCGAGGAAATGCCAGACCCAAATGTTGTAACTTGGAATGCTGTTGTCACTGCTTGTTTCAGGTGTGGGGATATCTGTGGCGCGCAAAGTGCGTTTGAACAGATGCCTATTAGGAATTTGACCTCTTGGAATGTGATGCTTGCTGGTTACACCAAAGCAGGGGAGCTTGAGTTGGCAAGTAGAGTTTATTCTGAGATGACTCTGAAGGATGGTGTTTCTTGGAGTACCATGATTGTTGGGTTTGCTCACAATGGTTATTTTGATGAAGCTTTTGGGTTTTTCAGGGAGATGCTGCGAGAGGGGATCAGGCCGAATGAGGTGAGCCTTACTGGGGTGTTGTCTGCTTGCGCTCAAGCCGGGGCGTTTGCGTTTGGAAAGATTTTACATGGGTGTATGGAGAAAGCTGGGTTTCTTCACATTGTTTCGGTGAATAATGCTCTCATAGATACCTACTCCAAATGTGGGAATGTGGCCATGGCTAGGTTAGTGTTTGAAAATGTGCCGATGGCGAGGAACATTGTGACATGGACGTCAATGATAGCAGGCCTCGCAATGCAGGGTCATGGAGAAGAGGCAATACGGCTTTTCCATGAGATGGAAGACTCTGGAGTTAGGCCGGATGGTATTACCTTCATCTCTCTTCTATATGCTTGTAGCCATAGCGGCTTGGTTGACCAAGGTTGTGCTTATTTTTCCAAGATGAAGAATATGTATGGTATTGTACCTGCTGTTGAGCATTATGGTTGTATGGTTGATCTGTATGGTCGAGCCGCTCAGTTGCAGAAAGCCTATGAATTTGTATGTCAAATGCCAATTTCACCCAACGCTATCATTTGGAGGACTCTCCTAGGGGCTTGCAGCATTCATGGTAATATTGAGTTGGCAGAGCTTGTGAAAGCAAGGCTTGCTGAGATGGATCCAAACAACTCTGGTGACCATGTACTGCTCTCCAATGTTTATGCTGTAGCAGGGAAATGGATGGATGTTGCCAGCATAAGAAGAACAATGACTGAAAGGAGCATGAAAAAAACACCTGGTTGGAGCATGATTGAAATTGACAAAGTCATATATGGTTTTGTGGCAGGTGAAAAGCCGAACGAGGTTACAGAAGAGGCTCATAGTAAATTGAGGGAAATCATGCTGAGACTCAGAGCAGAAGTAGGCTATGCGCCCCAAGTAAGGAGTGTCTTGCATGATATTGAAGAGGAGGAAAAAGAGGATTCGGTGTCTAAGCACAGCGAGAAGCTTGCTGCAGCTTTTGGAATAGCAAAAGTTCCTAAGGGAAGGGTTTTAAGAATAGTGAAGAACCTGAGGGTTTGTGGGGACTGCCATACTTACATGAAGCTGATTTCTAAAGTTTATGAGGTAGAAATCATTGTGAGAGATAGAAGCCGCTTCCACTCATTCAAAGATGGTTTTTGTTCTTGCAGAGATTATTGGTGA